In one Pempheris klunzingeri isolate RE-2024b chromosome 8, fPemKlu1.hap1, whole genome shotgun sequence genomic region, the following are encoded:
- the c8h1orf43 gene encoding protein C1orf43 homolog has product MSDSLLSSINVVLVMAYGSLVFVLLFIFVKRQIMRFAMKSRRGPHVPLGHNAPKELRQQIEAKLCQVQKIHFEPRLLSPDDDRLKHREQSGSLDYLYRMRALDAIRDTDLPFRELGGSSTAVTGKRLRTWLLQLRNSQCMFKDSLRSLIDTVLDGYNKARHGAEAFGEAEFLKYQEALTELASAVKSHSSSSNSSTPSQYHQSAAKDLTSTTEPASSSSSSPTQTTYLTSTMQQRSKRPRHFLELKNFKDNYNTLDSTL; this is encoded by the exons ATGAGTGATTCCCTCCTGTCAAGCATTAACGTGGTGCTTGTGATGGCCTACGGAAGTCTG gtgtttgttttgctgttcatCTTTGTCAAAAGACAAATTATGCGCTTTGCCATGAAGTCTCGGAGGGGACCACATGTTCCCCTTGGCCACAATGCGCCAAAG GAGCTGAGACAACAAATTGAAGCCAAACTGTGCCAGGTCCAGAAAATCCACTTTGAGCCTCGTCTGCTGTCCCCAGATGATGATCGGCTAAAGCACAGGGAGCAGTCTG gttcCCTTGACTACCTGTACAGGATGAGAGCACTGGATGCCATCAGAGACACTG ATCTCCCTTTCCGTGAGCTGGGTGGTTCGTCCACTGCTGTGACAGGTAAAAGACTTCGGACATGGCTCCTACAGCTACGAAACTCCCAATGCATGTTCAAAGACAGCCTGCGCTCCCTCATCGACACAGTGCTGGATGGGTACAACAAAGCACGACATGGGGCAgag GCTTTTGGTGAGGCAGAATTTCTGAAATACCAGGAAGCTCTAACTGAACTGGCCTCTGC tgtcaagtctcacagcagcagcagcaacagcagcactcCGAGCCAGTACCACCAGTCTGCAGCCAAAGACCTCACCAGCACCACGGAGCCTGcaagctcctcctcctcctcccccacccaaACCACCTACCTCACATCTACAATGCAGCAGCGCAGCAAACGGCCCAGACACTTCCTGGAGCTGAAGAACTTCAAAGACAACTACAACACTCTGGACAGTACACTCTGA
- the tuft1a gene encoding tuftelin 1a, giving the protein MSGVTRSLCTFEDIRNQEHGEGCRRLRLTLQNQSQAARSTEQHRDKPVGRAFALVQPASDRTTLTHEPVKSTEEQVEVIKVYLEARRQEQHKHQESLKMLSDEVSQIQEVRYCLKTLREQMAAKSKTHTNGWKVSVPFRKNTSSAPKGGAKADGQEADEEAERTKLREVSKRLYAQLQEAEKKHQEDKERLQAESSRLREHLSEQEEKLKTTEEASERKDKRIEELQRLLGGMEQESTTLREAIRNREEELRELRKIREEGQKDEQRTEQLEREVAILKEKIHHLDDMLKSQQRKVRHMIEQLQNSRMVIQERDRVIKELEEKVAFLEAENREMHDQMDYFLGGQRTNSYLSSERNPQIVYSKPIKLSTSSNKPLPFIKVIEIKS; this is encoded by the exons GAGGGGTGCAGGCGACTGCGGCTCACACTGCAAAACCAGAGCCAGGCAGCTCggagcacagagcagcacagggaCAAG CCAGTTGGACGTGCGTTTGCACTGGTGCAGCCGGCCAGCGACAGGACAACTCTGACCCACGAACCGGTCAAATccacagaggagcaggtggaggttATCAAG GTTTATCTAGAGGCCCGCAGAcaagagcagcacaaacaccaGGAGAGCCTGAAGATGCTGTCAGACGAAGTTTCGCAGATACAGGAG GTGAGGTATTGCCTGAAGACGCTGAGGGAGCAGATGGCAGCCAAAAGCAAG aCCCACACAAACGGGTGGAAGGTTAGTGTTCCCTTCAGAAAGAACACCTCGTCTGCCCCCAAAGGAGGAGCCAAAGCTGACGGACAG GAAGCGgatgaagaggcagagagaaccAAGCTGAGGGAGGTCAGTAAGCGTTTATATGCACAGCTCCAGGAAGCAGAAAAGAAACACCAAGAGGATAAAGAGAGGCTGCAG GCTGaaagcagcaggctgagggagCATCTGAGCGAACAGGAGGAGAAGTTGAAGACCACCGAGGAAGCCAGTGAGAGGAAAGACAAGCGCATAGAGGAGCTCCAGAGGTTGCTGGGGGggatggagcaggagagcaCCACCCTGCGGGAGGCCATCCGCAACCGTGAGGAGGAACTCCGCGAACTGCGCAAGATCAGAGAGGAGGGCCAGAAAGATGAGCAGAG GACTGAGCagctggagagggaggtggCTATTCTCAAAGAAAAGATCCACCATCTGGATGACATGCTGAAAAGTCAGCAAAGGAAAGTCAGACACATGATTGAACAG CTCCAGAACTCTCGCATGGTGATCCAGGAGAGGGACCGCGTGAtcaaagagctggaggagaaagtggcTTTCTTGGAGGCTGAG AACCGAGAGATGCATGACCAGATGGACTACTTCCTGGGAGGACAAAGAACAAATTCCTACCTTTCATCAGAGCGCAACCCCCAGATTGTCTATAG caaaCCAATCAAGCTGTCCACCTCGTCTAACAAACCACTTCCCTTCATCAAAGTCATTGAGATCAAATCATGA